CGCAGCTCAGCTGGTTGCAACAGCTTTTCCAGAATGGGTTGCAGTGGCACGTCCGGGACAACGCGGACAATTTTTACTTCGCCAAGGCCGCGGTGCGGCTTTGCAAGTCAGCGATCCGCTCGATGGCGCCGCTGCTCTTGCGATTGCACAGCTCGACCTCGGTGACACGAGAGCCAAGATCCGACTGGCCCTCCCCCTCACACAGCAATGGGTTAGGGACCTTGCCGATCAGATCGGCCACTGGCAAGAGCGAGTGCTTTGGGACGAGCAAACCAAGCGAGTCAAAGCAGAACGGGTCTTGCAGCTTGGTGCGCTGGAACTCGAGCGACAGACACAACAACAGGCGTCTTGTGAGCAAAGTCGGGATGTCTTGATCAAGCAACTACGCAAAGACGGATTAGCTGTACTTCCTTGGAGCCAGCGAACAGAACAACTTCGCAGTCGTCTCGCTCTGGCCCACCAACGGCTGGGAGCCCCGTGGCCGCTACGCACTCTCCAACACTTGGGAAAGCATCCCAACACCTGGATTGGCGACACTTTGATGGATTGCAGAGGTTGGGACGACGTCAAGGAAGAGCAACTGATGGAAGCCCTTTGGGGAGATCTCACCTGGTCGAACCGCCAGCAACTCGATCAGCTCTTACCAACGCAGATCAAAATCCCTTCAGGGCGCAATGCAGCACTGAACTATCAAAATGACGACATTGTGCTGTCGGTCAAGCTGCAAGAAATGTTTGGCAGCCTCGAGGGACCTGCTGTTTTGAATGGCCAACTCCCCGTGACGATTGAATTGTTATCTCCCGCAGGACGCCCACTTCAACGCACCCGCGACCTTGCTGGGTTCTGGCGGGGCAGCTACGAACAGGTGCGCAAGGAGATGCGCGGTCGCTATCCCAAGCATCCCTGGCCAGAGGATCCAACGAATGCCGAGCCCACGGCCAAAAGGAAGGTCCGCCCCTGAAGCGCTTTCCGATCGCCCCAAATGTATCCAAAGGGACAGCCAAGAGAACACTAAGGTTTGTTAAGATATTGGGGTATTGGAGTTTTACATGTCTGACACCTCATCTCGCTTCGGCTTCGTCAATTTCGCTGAGACCTGGAATGGTCGTCTTGCCATGCTTGGTTTCGTCATCGGCCTAGGCACCGAGCTTCTAACCGGTCAAGGCATCCTGACCCAAGTAGGTCTCGGTTGATTCGTTCAGAGCTAGGCCGAGTCCCAGCCTTCAGTCCCGCCAGCCATCTGGCGGGATTTTTTTATGGGAACCACTCACTAAGCCAAAATGGATAGATTCGCGCCGTTAGCAATGCTTCCCTTCTTTGCTAGCAATCGCCGTGAAGGAGCCAGGCTGCTGAGCAGCATGCTGGTTTTCCTAGCCATCGGATTGACTCAGGTTGACAAGACGTGGGGAATCATCCTGAGCATCGTTTCTGGAATCGTCTGCATCTACTGGGGATTGGCATACCAACGTCTTGAGCGCTGAATCACTTCCCAGCTACTCCGTCCGCGAACTCAACAACGCAATCGGCGTTTTGCTGGAGCGGGGTTTTGCTCCTCGGTTTGTTATCCAAGCAACAGTCTCGAGACCTCAAGTCAAAAAGGGGCATCTCTGGCTCACGTTGAGTGATGGAGAGGCGAGCATCACTGCTGTGGCCTGGGCCTCAAAATTAAAACAATTGGACTTTGTTCCTGCCGACGGTGACGGAGTCACCGTGATTGGCAAGCTCAATTTCTGGTCAGCACGAGCGAGCCTTGCTGTTCAAGTTCTCGATATGAGGCCCAGCCTGACCACCGTGTTGCGACGGTTTGAAACGGTCAAAGCACAATTGCTAGAGGAAGGCGTTATTGATCCCAGCCGGCATCGAAAGTTGCCGGCCTATCCCAACCGATTAGCCGTCCTCACAAGCGTTCCCAGCTCAGCACTCGCAGACATGCTGCGGACAGCACAAGATCGATGGCCTTTGAGCGAGCTTCTTGTGGTGCCGATCCCCGTCCAAGGGGAGGTTGCGCCGATCATTTGCGGAGTTCTAAATCGCCTTGCAGAAACACATCATCAGCTCGGATTGGACGCAATCGTGATCGCTCGAGGAGGAGGAAGCCGAGAAGATTTGATGGTCTTTGATGATGCGGAGGTTTGCCGAAAATTGGCAACCTTCCCTCTTCCAGTCGTGACAGGACTCGGGCATGAAGATGACCTCACCGTTGCTGATCTTGTGGCAGACCATCGAGCCGCAACGCCCACAGCCGCCATGGTCACGCTGATGCCGAGCAGAGAATCGGCACAACAAACAATCACCCAACGACGCAGTCGCTTAAGCGAGTACAAACGCTGGCGATTAGAGCAAGCCAACTCTCGACTAAGAGATCGACATTTGCTGCTCGATGCACTTCGACCTGAGGTAACCCTTCAGCGTCGTCGAGATCAGTGGCAACAGCGGCAGCAATTGTTGCGCGCTCTGTCACCCCAACGATGGCTCAATCGGGGGTTTGCGATGCTCAATACAACGAACGGCCAGCCCATTCAAAGCATTAATGACATCAGCCTCAATGAACAGCTACAAATCCTTCTCAAGGATGGTGTGATTCAGGCCGTTGCCAAAACCATTCAAGCGAATGAAACATCTAACTCAAAAACATCTCCTTAACAGCCATGCCTCGCAAAAAGCCCGAACCTACAAAGACATCTGAACAAGACACCTGGAAAGAAGATGCATCCAAGCTCAGCTATGAAGAAGCTTTGGTAGCTCTTGATGTGCTGCTAGGGCAATTACAAGATGATTCCATTCCAATAGCGGATTTACAAAGAAATTATGCTCGTGCCTCGATCTACCTCGATCACTGTGACTTACTTCTCAGCCAAGTAGAACAATCAGTTCGCCAGCTCGATCCGAATACCATGGAAGAACGCAGTCTCGACACGAGCAACAATGAATAAATTCCTTCCATGGACTTACCTCTTGCTCGCCATCGCTGGAGCCATCCTTCCTTGGCAAGCCAATCTCGAATTCATACAAATGAATGCCGGCGGTGGATTTGACCTCCAGACGTTTATCCAAGATGCCAACATCAATCCAGCCTCCCGCTCATTAAACAGGGATCTTTTCATTGCCGCATCAGCCTTCAGCATTTGGATCATTGCTGAAGGAAGAAAACTACAAATCAAGGGCTGGTGGATCACTTTAATTATGAGTTTCAGCATTTCCTTTGCATGCGGAGGCCCACTATTCCTCTATTTAAGAGAACGCAAGTTAACAGAGCTCAATTCAATGCAAGAAACAAAGTGAGACATTAAAGATCAACATCCTCGGCCTTGATATCGATTGTGACATCACTCGCTGGCCGAGAATCTTCAACGGCTGCTGCAGATGAATCACCAGATTTTTTAGAGGGAAACATCGATCCACAAGCAGGGCATTGAGCGTCGGTTGTCATGGTGCTCAAGCCACAGGCCTCACACGTTCTTACACGGCTCTGCAGCACCTTCCAGCCGATCCACCCCAAACCACCGAGAACAACTGGTAAAGCAAGCAGTGCAATGAGCAGGCCTCCAGCCAAATCAAGCAAGACACGGCCTGCTGCCGTAGGCAGCAACAACAGCGCTAACAGCAGCAACCAAAGGAGTGGAGGGAAGCGTCCCATCAATCAACACTCCAAACGAACGACGGTTCCATAATCGCTGTTTTTTTGCATTCAGGCATGGTTGGATCTGTTCGGATCCCTGCCATGCCTGAAAGAAGCCTTAGCTAGCTCAACACTCCAACATTGACCAAAATAAATCACAACACCCACCATCCAAACCCACAGGGTGAGAACGAGAACACTCCCAATTACTCCATACGCCTGGTAACGAGCCCCGAGAGAGAGAATGCTACGACTGACTGCAAGATTAAGAACAGTAAGAAGAAAGCCAATTAATAACGATCCTGGTATGAGCGGCTTAAACGGAACTCTCCGACTTGGAAGCAAAAATTGCAGAGAAAGGGCCGACACCGAAAACCCGAGAAATGGAACCATCAACCGACCAAATTGCAAGACCGGGATATGAGATAGAAAGGCACCAAGCCAAGGAATCGCGACAGATAACTCGGTCAAAGCAGCAGTAGGAATCATGCGCACATTGGCACTGAGCTGATCAAGAACAACTAAGAGGCCAATCAATATGACTACAAAAAAAGCTTCGAGTCTGATTCGAATAAACTGCACTGCTTGAAGCTTGAACGGCAGATTGCGTTGCTGGGGTACGATCACACCCTCCCAAAGCCTTGCAGAACCACGTTGCAATGTTAGATAAACATTACCCGCAGTGAGTAACAACACACCAGCACCTAACAATCCAGCCCCAAATCCCTGACGGACTAACTGCATTAGCGTGTTTTGCACAATCACTACCGCCGACGGCGGCAAAACACCACTTGCATAGGCAATAATCTTGCTCTCTAAGGCATCTTGCCGGCCAAGAAACCACGAGGCAATTGACAATGAAATGAGAAGGATCGGGAAGATCGATTGCAGCGTGTAATACGCAAATGCAGCACTCAGATCCACGCAATCGCACTTCGCCCAACGCAAACAGGCGCGCCAAAGACTACGAACCAACCTTCGCAGCCGGATTTGTTTAGCCATGGCAGCTGCTGGCACCAATCAAAACCAACGTAACGCGAGAAATGGCACAAAAAAAGCCACCCCTTCAAGGGATGGCTTTCTTCGTTTGGAATGTTTTTACCTGGCATCGAGCTATTTTCTCAGGGGGCTACCCCCCAAATATCGTCGCCGCTGCTGCGTTTCACAACCGAGTTCGAGATGGATCGGAGTGGTTCCACAGCGCTATGGACACCAGGATAGAAAATTCCCAAGGGTTGATCCCTGAGAACTGCATAGCTTCATCACCTCAACTTTCGTCTTGATGATGCAATCTGGATCAAATAAAGTTGTTTCAAGGCAAGAACCAAGTGTTGGTCAAGCCCTCGGTCTATTAGTACTCCTCCGCTGCATCCATTACTGAACTTCGACGTAGAGCCTATCAACGGGTGTTCTTCCCGTGACCTTACTGGGTTACCCCATGGGAATACTCATCTTGAGGTGGGCTTCCCACTTAGATGCTTTCAGCGGTTATCCACTCCACACATGGCTACCCAGCGTTTACCGTTGGCACGATAACTGGTACACCAGAGGTGTGTTCCTCCCGGTCCTCTCGTACTAGGGAGAAATCCTCTCAATATTCCTACGCATACACCGGATATGGACCGAACTGTCTCACGACGTTCTGAACCCAGCTCGCGTACCGCTTTAATGGGCGAACAGCCCAACCCTTGGGACCGACTTCAGCCCCAGGTTGCGATGAGCCGACATCGAGGTGCCAAACCTCCCCGTCGATGTGAACTCTTGGGGGAGATCAGCCTGTTATCCCTAGAGTAACTTTTATCCGTTGAGCGACGGCCCTTCCACTCAGAACCGTCGGATCACTAAAGCCGACTTTCGTCCCTGTTCGACTTGTAGGTCTCACAGTCAAGCTTCCTTCTGCTTTTGCACTCGTCGGCTGATTTCCAACCAGCCTGAGGAAACCTTTGCGCGCCTCCGTTACCTTTTAGGAGGCGACCGCCCCAGTCAAACTGCCCACCTGATACTGTCCGCTCCCCGGATAACGGGTGAACGTTAGAACCCTAGCTCTGAAAGAGTGGTATCTCACCATTGACTCCCTAGCACCCACGAGCACTAGATCAACGTCTCCCACCTATCCTGCGCATTCAGAGCCCGGGCACAATACCAAGCTACAGTAAAGCTTCATAGGGTCTTTCTGTCCGGGTGTATGTAGTCCGCATCTTCACAGACAATTCTATTTCGCCGAGCCTCTCTCCGAGACAGCGCCCTGATCGTTACGCCTTTCGTGCGGGTCGGAACTTACCCGACAAGGAATTTCGCTACCTTAGGACCGTTATAGTTACGGCCGCCGTTCACCGGGGCTTCAGTCGCCAGCTTCGCTTACGCTGACCGGCTTCCTTAACCTTCCGGCACTGGGCAGGCGTCAGCCCCCATACATCGTCTTGCGACTTAGCGGAGACCTGTGTTTTTGGTAAACAGTCGCCAGGGCCTCTTCACTGCGACCACATTGCTGTGGCACCCCTTCTCCCGAAGTTACGGGGCCATTTTGCCGAGTTCCTTAGAGAGAGTTACCTCGCGCACCTCGGTATTCTCTACCACCCCACCTGTGTCGGTTTCGGGTACTGGCAGTTATGCCTTAACGGGTATAGAGCTTTTCTTGGAAGCATGACATCACCAACTTCGCTGCCGTAGCAGCTCGTACTCACGCCTCAGCTCGGATCGTTTTCGCCGATCCTCAACGCCTCGAACGCTTGAACCAGTAACCAACATCTGGCTTGGCTAGCCTTCTCCGTCCCTCTTCCCAAAACATAACCGGTACAGGAATGTTGACCTGTTATCCATCGACTACGCCTTTCGGCCTCGCCTTAGGTCCAGACTAACCCTCCGCGGACGAGCCTGCCGGAGGAACCCTTAGGGTTTCGGTGCATGGGATTCTCACCCATGTTTTCGCTACTCAAGCCGACATTCTCACTTCTATGCAGTCCACGCCCGCTCACGCTAACGCTTCGCCCCACATAGAACGCTCCCCTACCATAAATCCGCAGCTTCGGTACAACACTTAGCCCCATTCATTTTCGGCGCAGGATCGCTCGACCAGTGAGCTATTACGCACTCCTTTGAGGATGGCTGCTTCTAGGCAAACCTCCTGGTTGTCTGGGCAATCCCACCTCCTTTATCACTTAGTGTTGATTTGGGGACCTTAGCTGGCGGTCTGGGCTGTTTCCCTCTCGACCATGGAGCTTATCCCCCACAGTCTGACTGCCTCGCTACACACAGGGTATTCAGAGTTCATCTCGATTTGGTACCGCTCTCGCAGCCCGCACCGAAATGGTGGCTTTACCCCCCTGCTGGAGCACGAGACGCTACGCCTCAACGTATTTCGGGGAGAACCAGCTAGCTCCGGGTTCGATTGGCATTTCACCCCTAACCACAGCTCATCCGCTGATTTTTCAACATCAGTCGGTTCGGACCTCCACTTGGTATCACCCAAGCTTCATCCTGGCCATGGTTAGATCACCCGGGTTCGGGTCTATAAACACTGACAAACGCCCTATTCAGACTCGCTTTCGCTATGGCTCCACCATTTCCGGTTTAACCCGCCAGTGCCTATAAGTCGCCGGCTCATTCTTCAACAGGCACACGGTCACCCTATTAGTAGGGCTCCCATTGCTTGTAGGCTCACGGTTTCATGTTCTATTTCACTCCCCTCCCGGGGTTCTTTTCACCTTTCCCTCGCGGTACTGTTTCGCTATCGGTCACACAGGAGTACTTAGCCTTACGAGGTGGTCCTCGCTGATTCACACGGAATTCCACGTGCTCCGTGCTACTCGGGATACAGCTAGGTCAGTTCAGTTTTCGTGTACGGGGC
The Synechococcus sp. CC9311 DNA segment above includes these coding regions:
- a CDS encoding chlorophyll a/b-binding protein; translated protein: MSDTSSRFGFVNFAETWNGRLAMLGFVIGLGTELLTGQGILTQVGLG
- the xseA gene encoding exodeoxyribonuclease VII large subunit; protein product: MSAESLPSYSVRELNNAIGVLLERGFAPRFVIQATVSRPQVKKGHLWLTLSDGEASITAVAWASKLKQLDFVPADGDGVTVIGKLNFWSARASLAVQVLDMRPSLTTVLRRFETVKAQLLEEGVIDPSRHRKLPAYPNRLAVLTSVPSSALADMLRTAQDRWPLSELLVVPIPVQGEVAPIICGVLNRLAETHHQLGLDAIVIARGGGSREDLMVFDDAEVCRKLATFPLPVVTGLGHEDDLTVADLVADHRAATPTAAMVTLMPSRESAQQTITQRRSRLSEYKRWRLEQANSRLRDRHLLLDALRPEVTLQRRRDQWQQRQQLLRALSPQRWLNRGFAMLNTTNGQPIQSINDISLNEQLQILLKDGVIQAVAKTIQANETSNSKTSP
- the xseB gene encoding exodeoxyribonuclease VII small subunit, with the protein product MPRKKPEPTKTSEQDTWKEDASKLSYEEALVALDVLLGQLQDDSIPIADLQRNYARASIYLDHCDLLLSQVEQSVRQLDPNTMEERSLDTSNNE
- a CDS encoding DUF2834 domain-containing protein, whose amino-acid sequence is MNKFLPWTYLLLAIAGAILPWQANLEFIQMNAGGGFDLQTFIQDANINPASRSLNRDLFIAASAFSIWIIAEGRKLQIKGWWITLIMSFSISFACGGPLFLYLRERKLTELNSMQETK
- a CDS encoding YihY/virulence factor BrkB family protein, with translation MAKQIRLRRLVRSLWRACLRWAKCDCVDLSAAFAYYTLQSIFPILLISLSIASWFLGRQDALESKIIAYASGVLPPSAVVIVQNTLMQLVRQGFGAGLLGAGVLLLTAGNVYLTLQRGSARLWEGVIVPQQRNLPFKLQAVQFIRIRLEAFFVVILIGLLVVLDQLSANVRMIPTAALTELSVAIPWLGAFLSHIPVLQFGRLMVPFLGFSVSALSLQFLLPSRRVPFKPLIPGSLLIGFLLTVLNLAVSRSILSLGARYQAYGVIGSVLVLTLWVWMVGVVIYFGQCWSVELAKASFRHGRDPNRSNHA